The genomic segment CCATTAGTTACATGGCAAACGATGATGCCTTAAGACAAATAACCTATTGGACCATGGGCAGCTTAGGCGGGGTGACTTGGTCAAAAGTGTTGTTTGTAGGTGCTTTAAGTGTACCGATTGTTGGCCTGTACATGCATTTACGACAGCCCCTTAATCTGTTTGCATTGGGTGAGAATGAAGCCCAGTGTATGGGGCTTGAGGTGAATAAATATAAACGACTTATTCTTTGGTTGGTGGCGTTCTCTGTCGCACTAGCCACGGCGCTGTGCGGGATTATCGGTTTTGTAGGTTTGGTCGTTCCGCATATGGCACGCAGTATTTTTAGCGCGGACCACAAATACTTAATGCCAGCGTGTGGTTTGCTAGGAGCTATATTGATGTTAGCCGCTGATACGGCCTCGCGCGCTTTATTTCCTCCACTGGAAATTCCCATTGGCATTGTAACCTCTGCTGTGGGGGCCCCATTCTTTTTGTATCTGCTTGCTAAGCAAAAATCAGCAGGCGTAAATGGGTAACTGACATGCTTGAACTTGAAAAAATCGCGTTATATCACGAAACCAAACCGTTACTTGAAGGGCTAGACATTCACCTGAAAAGTGGCGATTTTGCCACCGTGATAGGTGAAAATGGCTGTGGAAAATCCACTTTGTTACGTTGTATTGCCGGTTTGCACACCCGCTACAGCGGCCGAGTAGCGTTTAACAAGCTGGAAATAAGCGACTGGAATACCAAGTTATTGGCAACGCAGCGGGCCTTTGTTAATCAACATAATCAAGTGCAGTTCGCTTTTTTAACTGAAGAGGTATTGCAACTTGGGCGCATGAACCAAAAGGAAACACAGGTACAAAGTACGCAACTGATCTGCCAAGTGGCGGAGCAACTTAGTATTGGCCATTTGTTTGGACGAGATGTACGAACCTTGTCAGGGGGAGAGCGTCAGCGTGTGTTTATTGCCAAAGCACTTGTACAGCTATTACCTAATGCCAATCAACCTGAGCAAGCCCATGACTTTGAAGGAAAGCTCTTGTTGCTTGATGAACCTACGTCTGCGCTAGATTTTCGTTTTCAAAAAGCCATGATGGAAGTCATCAAAGGTTTCTGTCAACAAGGGTTAAGCGTGATGTGTGTAAGTCATGATATGAACTTGGTGTTGCCTTACGCTAATCAGGTGATTCTGTTAGCTAACGGGCGTTGCCTTGCGCAGGGGCAGGTAAGTGATGTGATCAATGAACAAAATTTGCAGCAGTGCTTTGGGGTAAAACCGACCTTAATTCCACAAGCCAACAGTGTGCCTTTTATTACCCACTGATGGTGTCAACCTATTGAATAAAGGAAGAAAAAATGAAAATAGATGAATATATATTCGATGCTAAAACGCTTGTGCGTCAGCAACACAGTGGTGTACTAAGTACCCATTCACAGTCTGTTGCTGGTTATCCCTTTGGCTCTGTGGTGCCTTATTACATGACCCCAGAAGGTAATTTAGTGACCTATATTAGCCAAATAGCCCAACATACACGCAACATCAAGGGTAACCCTAAGGTTTCGATGACAATATTTGATACCCTGCAAGATGACTCCCAAGCGAATGGTCGAGTGACCTTTTTGGGTGATGCTGTGCGAGTAGAGGATGCGCATTTAGCGGAGCAGTACTTGGCGTTATTTCCTAGGGCGAAAGACTATAGAGCAACCCACGACTTCTCTTTTTACCAAATAAAACCAGAACGCATTCGTTATATAGGCGGTTTTGGCAAAATTTTTTGGATCAACAAAGAGCATTGGCAATCTAACATTGAAGGCGTTGATTGGCAGAGTGTTAGCAATGGGATCATCGAGCACATGAATCAAGATCATCAAGATGCGATGGCATTAATAGTCGAGGACCAATTCGGTATTCAGGCCAAGAAGCTGACCATGTTGTCTGCATTTTATGAAGGGGCGCATATACAGGCAGATGAAAAGGTAGTCTATTTTCCCTTTGAAAAGCCTTGTTTGAATGCACAAACTATTCGTGAACAATTAGTTGCGGCAACCCATACCGCAAGAGCAAACCTGTCGCCGGCGGCAGTGAACGAATAAAACGCACTCGCTGTAGGTTTGATTTTATATGCACCTGCATGTGTATTTATATGTTTGCACTTATATAAAATAACTTGATAGCGCGCGGTATGTTTTGACGATCCTTGCGCCAAGCGTGTATTCACACAATACGGCCAAATGTATTTAGTGCATTTGGCCGTATAGTCTTACTTATCAAATAAGCTTTTCTCTTTTGCACGGCGCTGAACAAGGTGAGCATTTACTTTACCCGCAGCTTTGCGCCAAACACTGAATTGCTCGCTAGCGCCAGCGTAATCCCCTTTATTAAGCAAACGCAATAAGGTGGATTTGTACAAGTTACCCATGCCGATGTTGTAACCTAAGCAAACTAACGCGCTAAATTGATTGTTGTTAACAGGCACTTTTACCATCTTGCCCATTTGTTCTTCTATTTTTAGTAAATCGTTTTTAAGGAGTACTTCTGCTTGAGGGGCATTAATTTCCATGCCTTGCTTGACTCCAGCTTTGTGGCCATATCCGATTAACCAATGGCCTGCTGGTCCACGATACGCTGTTAGGCGCACGCCCTCTGACTGTTTAATAATGTCGATGCAAGCTTGGTTAGTGGCTCCTTGCGCTGATGACGTGAGAGGCGGTGCATCACTAGGTAGATCAGAGCTAGTTTTCTGAGTTGCACAACCACTAAGTAAGACCGCGGCTGAAAATATTAGGCGATACAGTAAATGGATTTTCATAAATGTCCTTATTTAATAATACTAGCGCTGAATATAGGTTCCCTGCATTCGCTGCTCGCTAGCGATTGGTATTATTTGCCTATTAAGTAAAACCGCTCGTTATTATTTTGCAAGTTTTCTGTTTTCAGTCACAAAATGCTTGCCTTATTTAGTGTTAAACTGACCTCGGCAGATGAATAAAGAT from the Paraglaciecola mesophila genome contains:
- a CDS encoding ABC transporter ATP-binding protein, with the protein product MLELEKIALYHETKPLLEGLDIHLKSGDFATVIGENGCGKSTLLRCIAGLHTRYSGRVAFNKLEISDWNTKLLATQRAFVNQHNQVQFAFLTEEVLQLGRMNQKETQVQSTQLICQVAEQLSIGHLFGRDVRTLSGGERQRVFIAKALVQLLPNANQPEQAHDFEGKLLLLDEPTSALDFRFQKAMMEVIKGFCQQGLSVMCVSHDMNLVLPYANQVILLANGRCLAQGQVSDVINEQNLQQCFGVKPTLIPQANSVPFITH
- a CDS encoding HugZ family protein, whose protein sequence is MKIDEYIFDAKTLVRQQHSGVLSTHSQSVAGYPFGSVVPYYMTPEGNLVTYISQIAQHTRNIKGNPKVSMTIFDTLQDDSQANGRVTFLGDAVRVEDAHLAEQYLALFPRAKDYRATHDFSFYQIKPERIRYIGGFGKIFWINKEHWQSNIEGVDWQSVSNGIIEHMNQDHQDAMALIVEDQFGIQAKKLTMLSAFYEGAHIQADEKVVYFPFEKPCLNAQTIREQLVAATHTARANLSPAAVNE
- a CDS encoding lysozyme, which produces MKIHLLYRLIFSAAVLLSGCATQKTSSDLPSDAPPLTSSAQGATNQACIDIIKQSEGVRLTAYRGPAGHWLIGYGHKAGVKQGMEINAPQAEVLLKNDLLKIEEQMGKMVKVPVNNNQFSALVCLGYNIGMGNLYKSTLLRLLNKGDYAGASEQFSVWRKAAGKVNAHLVQRRAKEKSLFDK